A section of the Brevundimonas sp. AJA228-03 genome encodes:
- the uxaC gene encoding glucuronate isomerase, giving the protein MPQPLHLHPDRLFPADADTRAVARRLHAEIADLPIVSPHGHTDPAWFATNAPWADPAELLITPDHYVFRMLFSQGVPLEDLGVPRADGGPVETDPRAIWRRFAERYHLFRGTPSRMWHDWVYTQAFGLDVRLSAETADHYYDVIDAALKTDAFRPRALFERYNIELIATTESPLDPLSHHAAIQASGWKGRVVTAFRPDPVLDPDFEGFHANLDELGRITGEDTRTWDGYLAALRNRRAFFAAHGATSTDHGHPTAFTADLSDADIRALFAQVVAGPVTPCEAELFRGHMLTEMAAMSLDDGLVMQLHPGSFRNHNAAVFARFGRDKGADIPTQTDYVRALKPLLDRFGSEPGLTIIVFTLDETAYSRELAPLAGHYPALRLGPPWWFHDSPEGMRRFREQATETAGFYNTVGFNDDTRAFLSIPARHDVARRMDCGHLARLVVEHRLEEDEAHEVAHALTYGLVKAAYRL; this is encoded by the coding sequence ATGCCCCAGCCCCTTCACCTGCATCCCGACCGGCTGTTTCCGGCCGATGCGGACACACGCGCCGTCGCGCGTCGCCTGCATGCCGAAATCGCCGATCTTCCGATCGTCAGCCCCCATGGCCATACTGACCCCGCCTGGTTCGCCACCAATGCACCCTGGGCCGATCCGGCGGAGCTGCTGATCACCCCCGACCACTATGTCTTTCGCATGCTGTTCAGCCAGGGCGTGCCGCTGGAGGATCTGGGCGTGCCGCGCGCGGACGGCGGTCCGGTGGAGACGGACCCCCGCGCCATCTGGCGGCGATTCGCCGAACGGTATCACCTGTTCCGGGGCACGCCGTCGCGGATGTGGCATGACTGGGTCTACACCCAGGCCTTCGGACTCGACGTCCGCCTGTCGGCCGAGACCGCGGATCACTATTACGATGTCATCGACGCGGCGCTGAAGACCGACGCCTTCCGGCCCCGCGCCCTGTTCGAGCGCTACAACATCGAACTGATCGCCACGACCGAGAGCCCGCTCGATCCGCTGAGCCATCATGCCGCGATCCAGGCCTCCGGCTGGAAGGGCAGGGTGGTCACCGCCTTTCGACCGGACCCGGTGCTGGATCCGGACTTCGAAGGGTTCCACGCCAATCTGGACGAACTGGGCCGGATCACCGGCGAGGACACCCGGACGTGGGACGGCTACCTCGCCGCGCTGCGCAACCGCCGCGCCTTTTTCGCCGCCCATGGCGCGACCTCGACCGACCACGGCCACCCGACGGCCTTTACAGCCGACCTGTCCGATGCCGACATCCGCGCCCTGTTCGCCCAGGTCGTGGCCGGTCCGGTGACGCCCTGCGAGGCCGAGCTGTTCCGCGGGCATATGCTGACCGAAATGGCGGCGATGAGCCTGGACGACGGGCTGGTCATGCAGCTCCACCCCGGCAGCTTCCGCAACCACAACGCCGCCGTCTTCGCCCGCTTCGGCCGCGACAAGGGGGCCGACATCCCGACGCAGACCGACTATGTCCGCGCGCTGAAACCGCTGCTGGACCGGTTCGGCTCCGAGCCCGGCCTGACCATCATCGTCTTCACCCTGGACGAAACGGCCTATAGCCGCGAACTGGCCCCCCTGGCCGGTCACTATCCGGCCCTGCGGCTGGGCCCGCCCTGGTGGTTCCACGACAGCCCCGAGGGCATGAGGCGGTTCCGCGAACAGGCCACCGAGACGGCCGGCTTCTACAACACCGTCGGCTTCAACGACGACACCCGCGCCTTCCTGTCGATCCCGGCGCGCCACGACGTGGCCCGGCGCATGGACTGCGGCCATCTGGCCCGACTGGTGGTCGAGCACCGGCTGGAGGAGGACGAGGCGCACGAGGTCGCCCATGCCCTGACCTATGGCCTGGTCAAGGCGGCATACAGGCTGTGA
- the folE gene encoding GTP cyclohydrolase I FolE — MDAHASRPTLVGNDHLTRPTREEALAAVRTLIAWSGDNPDREGLLDTPKRVVDAYGEWFEGYTADPARELSRTFEDVQGYDDMVLLRDIEVESHCEHHMAPFLGKAYVAYLPTEKVVGISKIARVVEIFSKRLQTQETLTQEIAGALEDHLSPAGVAVLIDAEHQCMTTRGVHHRHVSTITTRFTGRFKSDPALIERFLKLAKG; from the coding sequence ATGGACGCACACGCCTCCAGGCCGACCCTCGTCGGCAACGATCATCTGACCCGTCCGACGCGCGAGGAGGCCCTGGCGGCCGTCCGCACCCTGATCGCATGGTCGGGCGACAATCCCGACCGCGAGGGCCTGCTGGACACGCCCAAGCGCGTCGTGGACGCCTACGGCGAGTGGTTCGAGGGCTATACCGCCGATCCCGCCAGGGAACTGAGCCGCACGTTCGAGGATGTGCAGGGCTATGACGACATGGTGCTGCTGCGCGACATCGAGGTCGAAAGCCATTGCGAGCACCACATGGCCCCGTTCCTCGGCAAGGCCTATGTCGCCTATCTGCCGACCGAGAAGGTCGTGGGCATCTCCAAGATCGCGCGTGTGGTGGAGATCTTCTCCAAACGCCTGCAGACCCAGGAAACCCTGACGCAGGAGATCGCCGGCGCGCTGGAGGATCACCTGTCGCCGGCCGGGGTCGCCGTGCTGATCGACGCCGAGCACCAGTGCATGACGACGCGCGGCGTGCACCACCGCCACGTCTCGACCATCACCACGCGGTTCACCGGCCGGTTCAAGTCGGATCCGGCCCTGATCGAGCGCTTCCTGAAGCTGGCCAAGGGCTGA
- a CDS encoding LacI family DNA-binding transcriptional regulator — MNDKTAKIGSLADLARIAGLSTSTVSRALAGSPLIRQETRDRIAALAREHGYRPNVVGRNLRTGRTQAIAVILPLGHEIGQPVSDPFFITLLGHLADALTRHGYDLLLSRVIPSDDDWLARMTDSGRVDGVLVIGQSDQIETIDVIAARYPPLVVWGASFPGRVQCTVGTDNRVGGEMATRHLLDAGRRRLAFFGNPDFPELGERYAGFLAAHHAMGISPPAHVLPVHLTPQTAYETIGEFLDAGATIDGVVAATDIIAMSAIRALTERGVSVPDDVAVVGYDDLEIAIHASPALTTVRQDLHAGAEAMVDLLMRRLGGEPAASVVLQPELIVRDSAPAA; from the coding sequence ATGAACGACAAGACGGCCAAGATCGGAAGTCTGGCGGATCTGGCCAGGATCGCGGGCCTGTCGACCTCGACGGTGTCGCGCGCCCTGGCCGGCAGTCCGCTGATCCGTCAGGAGACCCGCGACCGGATCGCCGCCCTGGCCCGCGAACACGGCTATCGGCCCAATGTGGTCGGACGCAATCTGCGGACCGGCCGGACCCAGGCCATCGCGGTCATCCTGCCGCTGGGCCACGAGATCGGGCAGCCGGTGTCGGACCCCTTCTTCATCACCCTGCTGGGACATCTCGCCGATGCCCTGACGCGGCACGGCTATGACCTGCTGCTGTCGCGGGTGATCCCGTCAGACGACGACTGGCTGGCCCGGATGACCGATTCGGGGCGCGTCGACGGAGTCCTGGTCATCGGCCAGTCCGACCAGATCGAGACGATCGATGTCATCGCCGCGCGCTACCCGCCGCTGGTCGTCTGGGGCGCGTCCTTCCCGGGGCGGGTCCAGTGCACGGTCGGGACGGACAACCGCGTGGGCGGAGAGATGGCGACGCGGCACCTGCTGGATGCCGGACGGCGGCGGCTGGCCTTTTTCGGCAATCCCGACTTCCCCGAGCTGGGCGAACGCTATGCGGGTTTCCTGGCGGCGCACCACGCCATGGGCATCTCGCCTCCCGCCCATGTCCTGCCCGTCCATCTGACCCCCCAGACCGCCTATGAGACGATCGGCGAGTTCCTGGACGCCGGGGCGACCATCGACGGCGTCGTCGCCGCGACCGACATCATCGCCATGAGCGCGATCCGCGCCCTGACGGAACGGGGCGTGTCCGTGCCCGACGATGTTGCGGTGGTCGGCTATGACGACCTGGAGATCGCCATCCACGCCTCGCCCGCCCTGACCACGGTACGCCAGGACCTGCACGCGGGGGCCGAGGCCATGGTCGACCTTCTGATGCGTCGGCTGGGCGGCGAGCCGGCGGCCTCGGTCGTGCTGCAGCCGGAGCTGATCGTGCGGGATTCGGCCCCGGCCGCCTGA
- a CDS encoding biopolymer transporter ExbD, with amino-acid sequence MAAKLSGSQGGKTIQQNADINVTPFVDIMLVLLIIFMVAAPLATVSIRLDLPPATPPDPSVEQKEPVYISIQESGSIFIADQQTVLETLVPDVCAALGGGNPGCKEERIFVRAEPEVKYNQFMEVMNALQEQGFYKVGLLNEDIE; translated from the coding sequence ATGGCTGCCAAGCTCTCAGGCTCGCAGGGTGGCAAGACCATCCAGCAGAACGCGGACATCAACGTCACGCCGTTCGTCGATATCATGCTGGTGCTGCTGATCATCTTCATGGTGGCCGCGCCTCTGGCCACCGTGTCGATCCGCCTCGACCTGCCGCCGGCGACGCCGCCGGACCCCAGCGTCGAGCAAAAGGAACCGGTCTACATCTCCATCCAGGAAAGCGGCTCGATCTTCATCGCCGACCAGCAGACGGTCCTCGAGACCCTGGTCCCGGACGTGTGCGCGGCCCTGGGCGGCGGCAATCCGGGCTGCAAGGAAGAGCGGATCTTCGTGCGCGCCGAGCCGGAAGTGAAATACAACCAGTTCATGGAAGTCATGAACGCGCTGCAGGAACAGGGCTTCTACAAGGTCGGCCTGCTGAACGAAGACATCGAATAG
- a CDS encoding mannitol dehydrogenase family protein: protein MTRLSEATLAGLPGAIERPGYDRARVRIGVVHLGIGAFHRAHQAVVFDDALRSGDLRWGVLGVSLRSAGVRDQLQPQDGLYSVVVRDGETEHVRVVGAIQSVLVAPEGPAAVVEAMASPEVHIVTLTVTEKGYRLDPATGALIESDPDVAADLADLGAPRTAPGFLVAALAQRRRRGLPPLTVVSCDNLPHNGARVRAAVLGMAGRIDAGLAAWIAEEGAFPATMVDRIVPATTSDDVATLTARLGLEDRGMVKTEPFTQWVIEDRFCGPRPDFASLGVQLTDAVAPWEDAKLRLLNGAHSAMAYLGGLAGHDFVHQVVAVPAFAAFVGRLWDEAQTTLSPPPGLDIAAYRADLMTRFLNPALQHRTRQIAMDGSQKLPQRLLATIADRLAAGQGIEALALGVAGWIRWQAGVTEAGETYGIDDPMADVLADALRGTADPDARVRAVAGLASLVRAPLGTDERFIAAVGAGLSGIETRGVVAALG, encoded by the coding sequence GTGACGCGGCTGTCCGAAGCGACGCTCGCCGGTCTGCCGGGCGCGATCGAACGCCCGGGCTACGACCGGGCCAGGGTCAGGATCGGTGTGGTCCATCTGGGGATCGGAGCCTTTCACCGGGCGCATCAGGCGGTGGTGTTCGACGACGCGCTGAGGTCCGGAGATTTGCGCTGGGGCGTGCTGGGCGTCTCGCTGCGTTCGGCAGGCGTGCGCGACCAGTTGCAGCCGCAGGACGGCCTCTACAGCGTCGTCGTCCGCGATGGCGAGACCGAGCACGTCCGTGTCGTGGGCGCGATCCAGAGCGTGCTCGTGGCACCCGAGGGACCCGCCGCTGTGGTCGAGGCCATGGCCTCGCCCGAGGTCCACATTGTCACCCTGACTGTCACCGAGAAGGGCTACCGGCTGGACCCGGCGACCGGGGCGCTGATCGAGTCCGATCCGGACGTCGCCGCCGATCTCGCGGACCTCGGTGCGCCTCGCACCGCTCCGGGCTTCCTCGTTGCGGCCCTGGCCCAGCGCAGGCGGCGGGGCCTGCCGCCCCTCACGGTCGTGTCGTGCGACAACCTCCCGCACAACGGCGCGCGGGTGCGGGCCGCGGTTCTGGGCATGGCAGGGCGGATCGATGCCGGTCTGGCGGCCTGGATCGCGGAAGAGGGGGCCTTTCCCGCCACCATGGTCGACAGGATCGTTCCTGCGACCACGTCGGACGACGTGGCGACCCTGACGGCGCGGCTCGGCCTGGAGGATCGGGGTATGGTCAAGACCGAGCCCTTTACCCAGTGGGTGATCGAAGACCGGTTCTGTGGACCTCGCCCGGACTTCGCCAGCCTGGGCGTGCAGCTGACGGACGCCGTCGCGCCCTGGGAAGATGCCAAGCTGCGGCTTCTGAACGGTGCCCATTCCGCCATGGCCTATCTGGGCGGTCTGGCCGGCCATGACTTCGTGCATCAGGTCGTGGCCGTCCCGGCCTTCGCGGCCTTCGTCGGGCGTCTCTGGGACGAGGCCCAGACCACTCTGAGCCCGCCGCCGGGACTGGACATCGCCGCCTATCGCGCTGACCTGATGACCCGATTCCTCAACCCGGCCCTTCAACACCGCACCCGCCAGATCGCCATGGACGGGTCACAGAAGCTGCCGCAGCGCCTGCTGGCCACGATCGCGGACCGACTGGCCGCCGGGCAGGGGATCGAGGCCCTGGCCCTGGGGGTCGCGGGCTGGATTCGCTGGCAGGCGGGCGTGACCGAAGCGGGCGAGACCTATGGGATCGACGATCCCATGGCCGATGTCCTGGCCGATGCGCTTCGAGGCACGGCGGACCCCGATGCGCGGGTTCGGGCCGTGGCGGGTCTGGCCAGCCTCGTGCGAGCGCCGCTTGGCACCGACGAACGTTTCATCGCCGCCGTCGGGGCGGGCTTGTCCGGGATCGAAACCCGGGGCGTGGTCGCTGCCCTGGGCTGA
- a CDS encoding lytic murein transglycosylase, producing the protein MRFDYRLALIACVSACAPMLPAAPPVAPLAPVPASQPPRGAGSATTPPPAPAQTSSVDQPGFEGWKQGFLNRKGGARRAQYEQQLANLTPDPEVIRLDSNQPEFSRPAGAYISNAASAARIAEARRRIDAVPWGVTRQYGVPAEILVAIWGNESSFGQVQGNSDVIRSLATLAFEGRRRDWAEGQLKDALDIVIDGRRERAGLLGSWAGAMGQTQFMPDNYLRLGVDQNGDGRVDIWGTEADALASAANLLAQAGWKRGQAWGYEVVLPSGFDYSLAEADGRPWSDWARRGVTLAHGGAPTAEEAAETGTILLPQGARGSAFLALPNHYVIRRYNNSASYALAIGLTADGVAGKPGLVGTWPNDEPISREQRFGAQTALARLGYDPGGIDGVIGSGTRRALRQWQIANGRIADGYLTAAIADELMRGM; encoded by the coding sequence ATGCGCTTCGACTATCGCCTTGCCCTGATCGCCTGCGTCTCCGCCTGCGCGCCCATGCTGCCGGCGGCTCCACCCGTCGCGCCACTCGCGCCGGTCCCCGCGAGCCAGCCGCCACGCGGAGCCGGGTCGGCCACGACGCCACCGCCCGCCCCGGCGCAAACCAGCAGCGTGGATCAGCCGGGGTTCGAGGGCTGGAAACAGGGCTTCCTGAACAGGAAGGGCGGTGCGCGACGCGCCCAGTACGAACAGCAGCTGGCCAACCTGACGCCCGACCCCGAGGTCATCCGCCTGGACAGCAACCAGCCGGAGTTCAGCCGCCCGGCCGGCGCCTATATCTCGAACGCCGCCTCGGCCGCGCGAATCGCCGAGGCACGCCGTCGCATCGATGCCGTGCCGTGGGGCGTGACCCGGCAATACGGGGTTCCGGCCGAGATCCTGGTCGCCATCTGGGGCAATGAATCCAGCTTCGGCCAGGTCCAGGGCAACAGCGACGTGATCCGCTCGCTCGCCACCCTGGCCTTCGAGGGACGCCGCCGCGACTGGGCCGAGGGTCAGCTGAAAGACGCGCTGGACATCGTCATCGACGGCAGGCGCGAGCGCGCGGGCCTGCTGGGCAGCTGGGCCGGGGCCATGGGCCAGACCCAGTTCATGCCGGACAACTATCTGCGGCTGGGCGTCGACCAGAACGGCGACGGTCGCGTCGACATCTGGGGCACGGAGGCCGATGCGCTGGCGTCGGCCGCCAACCTGCTGGCCCAGGCCGGCTGGAAGCGCGGCCAGGCCTGGGGCTATGAGGTCGTGCTGCCGTCCGGCTTCGACTATTCGCTGGCCGAGGCGGACGGCCGTCCCTGGAGCGACTGGGCCCGGCGCGGCGTGACCCTGGCCCACGGCGGCGCGCCGACCGCCGAGGAGGCAGCCGAGACGGGCACGATCCTGCTGCCGCAGGGCGCGCGCGGTTCGGCCTTCCTGGCCCTGCCCAACCATTACGTCATCCGGCGCTACAACAACTCGGCCAGCTATGCCCTGGCCATCGGACTGACCGCCGACGGCGTCGCGGGCAAGCCAGGCCTGGTCGGCACATGGCCGAACGACGAGCCCATCTCGCGCGAGCAGCGCTTCGGAGCCCAGACGGCCCTGGCACGCCTGGGCTACGACCCCGGCGGCATCGACGGCGTCATCGGCTCGGGCACGCGACGGGCGCTCAGACAATGGCAGATCGCCAACGGGCGGATCGCCGACGGCTATCTGACGGCCGCGATCGCCGACGAGCTGATGCGGGGAATGTAA
- a CDS encoding TonB-dependent siderophore receptor has translation MKRTGTVCAAALLAALSTSAFAQSTTPQQTDQEVTNLDEIVVTAVAGSSTTLRSSVSVTTLNAEAVEDLAPRSTAEIFRSIPGIRSESSGGEGNANIAVRGLPISTGGAKFLQIQEDGLPILEFGDIAFGNADIFTRYDATVARVQAVRGGSASTFASNSPGGVINLITATGSQEGGSLALTRGIDFDTTRGDFQYGGHITDDLYGSIGGFYRSGEGARDAGYTGESGGQIRASLTKEFTNGYLRVSAKYLNDRAIGYLPSPIRVTGTNSDPNWGPLSGYDASSQTLHSALFQVSPGLNGDNGPRVSDIKDGMHPEVLSAGVEASFDVGSGWTLTDRFRIASASGRFVSPFTAGTGSVSSIAAGIGGAGSTARYANGASAGQLVSANANGNGLLAQIVLFDTEINDFGNMANDLKLEREFQAGGGTLKTTFGYYRSSQSIDMDWLWNSFLLEVKGDNAALVDVFNSGGVKQTQNGLVGYGATFFGNCCRRSYDTDYTIDAPYAALSWERGDLIVDGSIRFDNGKATGSFADGIVTTRDISGDGVIQRPETQVTQIDYANTKPVDYDWNYVSYSIGANYQLNADTAVFGRASRGGRANADRLLFGPAILASGDIRSSDAAVDMVDQYEAGVRYRNGAVQLFATAFLAKTEETNFEATSQTFTDAEYEAKGIEVEAFYRAGGFDFSGGVTYTKAEITADRLNPANVGNTPRRQADWVFQGTGSYTWGAFRVGANVVGTTDSYAQFDNKLVLPGYVIVNPFASYDLTDDLALTLNVNNVFDEFAVTESEEGSIVPNTTNILRARTLNGRTASVSLRYRF, from the coding sequence ATGAAACGCACGGGAACCGTCTGCGCCGCCGCCTTGCTGGCCGCGCTGAGCACCAGCGCCTTCGCACAGAGCACGACGCCGCAGCAGACCGATCAGGAAGTGACGAACCTTGACGAGATCGTCGTCACGGCCGTCGCCGGTTCCAGCACCACGCTGCGTTCCAGCGTCTCGGTCACGACCCTGAACGCCGAGGCGGTCGAGGACCTGGCCCCGCGCTCGACGGCCGAAATCTTCCGCAGCATCCCGGGCATCCGCTCGGAATCCTCCGGCGGTGAAGGCAATGCCAACATCGCCGTGCGCGGCCTGCCGATCTCGACGGGCGGTGCGAAATTCCTCCAGATCCAGGAAGACGGCCTGCCGATCCTCGAGTTCGGCGACATCGCCTTCGGCAATGCCGACATCTTCACCCGCTATGATGCTACCGTCGCCCGCGTCCAGGCGGTCCGGGGCGGCTCGGCCTCGACCTTCGCCTCCAACTCGCCGGGCGGCGTCATCAACCTGATCACGGCGACGGGCAGCCAGGAGGGCGGCTCGCTGGCCCTGACGCGCGGCATCGACTTCGACACCACGCGCGGCGACTTCCAGTACGGCGGACACATCACCGACGACCTGTACGGCTCGATCGGCGGCTTCTATCGCTCCGGCGAGGGAGCGCGCGACGCCGGCTATACGGGCGAGAGCGGCGGCCAGATCCGCGCCTCGCTGACGAAGGAGTTCACCAACGGCTATCTGCGGGTCAGCGCCAAATATCTGAACGACCGGGCGATCGGCTATCTGCCCTCCCCGATCCGGGTGACGGGCACCAACAGCGACCCGAACTGGGGTCCCCTGTCCGGCTATGACGCCTCGTCCCAGACGCTGCATTCGGCCCTGTTCCAGGTCAGCCCCGGCCTGAACGGCGACAACGGTCCGCGCGTCTCCGACATCAAGGACGGCATGCACCCCGAAGTCCTGTCGGCGGGCGTTGAAGCCAGCTTCGACGTCGGTTCGGGCTGGACCCTGACGGACCGCTTCCGCATCGCCTCTGCCTCGGGCCGGTTCGTCTCGCCCTTCACCGCAGGCACGGGCTCGGTCTCGAGCATCGCCGCCGGCATTGGCGGGGCGGGATCGACCGCACGCTATGCCAACGGGGCCAGCGCCGGACAGCTGGTTTCGGCCAACGCCAACGGCAACGGCCTGCTGGCACAGATCGTCCTGTTCGACACCGAGATCAACGATTTCGGCAACATGGCCAATGACCTGAAGCTGGAGCGCGAGTTCCAGGCGGGCGGCGGCACCCTGAAGACGACCTTCGGCTACTATCGCTCCAGCCAGAGCATCGACATGGACTGGCTGTGGAACTCCTTCCTGCTGGAAGTGAAGGGCGACAATGCCGCCCTGGTCGACGTGTTCAACTCGGGTGGGGTCAAGCAGACCCAGAACGGTCTCGTCGGCTATGGCGCGACCTTCTTCGGCAACTGCTGCCGCCGCTCGTACGACACCGACTATACGATCGACGCCCCCTATGCGGCCCTGAGCTGGGAACGCGGCGACCTGATCGTCGACGGCTCCATCCGGTTCGACAACGGCAAGGCGACCGGCAGCTTCGCCGACGGCATCGTGACGACCCGCGACATCTCGGGCGACGGCGTCATCCAGCGGCCCGAAACCCAGGTCACCCAGATCGATTATGCCAACACCAAGCCGGTCGACTATGACTGGAACTACGTGTCCTATTCGATCGGGGCCAACTACCAGCTGAACGCCGACACCGCCGTGTTCGGCCGGGCCAGCCGCGGGGGCCGGGCCAATGCCGACCGCCTGCTGTTCGGGCCCGCGATCCTGGCGTCGGGCGACATCCGCAGCAGCGACGCCGCGGTGGACATGGTCGATCAGTACGAGGCCGGGGTCCGTTATCGCAACGGCGCGGTCCAGTTGTTCGCCACCGCCTTCCTGGCCAAGACGGAAGAGACCAACTTCGAGGCCACCAGCCAGACCTTCACCGACGCCGAATATGAGGCCAAGGGCATCGAGGTCGAGGCCTTCTATCGTGCGGGCGGGTTCGATTTCTCGGGCGGGGTGACCTACACCAAGGCCGAGATCACGGCCGACCGCCTGAACCCCGCCAATGTGGGCAACACGCCGCGCCGTCAGGCCGACTGGGTGTTCCAGGGCACCGGCAGCTACACCTGGGGGGCCTTCCGCGTCGGGGCCAATGTCGTCGGCACCACCGATTCCTACGCCCAGTTCGACAACAAGCTGGTCCTGCCGGGCTATGTCATCGTCAATCCGTTCGCCAGCTATGACCTGACGGACGACCTGGCCCTGACGCTGAACGTCAACAACGTGTTCGACGAGTTCGCGGTCACCGAGAGCGAGGAAGGCTCGATCGTGCCGAACACGACCAACATCCTGCGCGCCCGCACCCTGAACGGACGGACCGCCAGCGTCAGCCTGCGTTACCGCTTCTAG
- the cysS gene encoding cysteine--tRNA ligase, protein MTLFLHDTLQRQKRAFVPRDPGRVTLYVCGPTVYDFAHIGNARPPVVFDVLVRLLRREYGADSVVYARNVTDVDDKINARAFREGVPIGEVTARYEAAYLADMTALNVTPPDIAPHVTDHMDAIVRQIGQIVDQGCAYAAEGHVLFDVSSYPAYGALSGRNLDDMIAGARVEVAPYKKNPHDFVLWKPSKADEPSWPSPWGEGRPGWHIECSAMIEQVLGLPIDIHGGGIDLVFPHHENEIAQGVCAHGHAHGDRAHAEYSRYWMHNGFLTVDAEKMSKSVGNVLLLHDLVQTMPGEVVRWALLSAHYRQPLDWNQSLLDQSRKNLDRLYGALRRAADVAPLGDMPSPEFLTAISDDLNTPGAMATLFALSSEIERAMTAGDHHAVGIAKAELLASGRILGVLLSTPDQWFEGGADDALKAEVEALLTERVTARAEKNWAEADRIRDRLTALNVVVMDGPTGATWRLKE, encoded by the coding sequence ATGACGCTTTTCCTTCACGACACCCTGCAACGCCAGAAACGGGCCTTCGTGCCCCGCGATCCCGGGCGCGTGACCCTCTATGTCTGCGGGCCGACGGTCTATGACTTCGCCCACATCGGCAATGCGCGGCCGCCGGTGGTATTTGACGTGCTGGTGCGGCTGCTGCGGCGCGAATACGGGGCCGACAGCGTCGTCTATGCCCGCAACGTCACCGACGTAGACGACAAGATCAACGCCCGGGCCTTCAGGGAAGGGGTGCCGATCGGCGAGGTCACGGCCCGCTACGAGGCCGCCTATCTGGCCGACATGACGGCGCTGAACGTCACGCCGCCCGACATCGCCCCCCACGTCACCGACCATATGGACGCCATCGTCCGGCAGATCGGCCAGATCGTCGACCAGGGCTGCGCCTATGCGGCCGAGGGGCATGTGCTGTTCGACGTGTCCAGCTATCCGGCCTATGGCGCGCTGTCGGGCCGGAACCTGGACGACATGATCGCGGGTGCCAGGGTCGAGGTCGCCCCCTACAAGAAGAACCCGCACGACTTCGTCCTGTGGAAGCCCTCGAAAGCGGACGAGCCGTCCTGGCCGTCACCGTGGGGCGAGGGGCGGCCCGGCTGGCATATCGAATGCTCGGCCATGATCGAACAGGTTCTGGGCCTGCCGATCGACATCCACGGCGGCGGGATCGATCTGGTGTTCCCCCACCATGAGAACGAGATCGCGCAAGGGGTCTGCGCCCACGGCCATGCCCATGGCGATCGCGCCCATGCGGAATACAGCCGCTACTGGATGCACAACGGCTTCCTGACCGTCGATGCGGAAAAGATGTCCAAGTCGGTCGGCAACGTCCTGCTGCTGCACGACCTGGTGCAGACCATGCCGGGCGAGGTCGTGCGCTGGGCCCTGCTGAGCGCCCACTATCGTCAGCCGCTGGACTGGAACCAGTCGCTGCTGGACCAGTCGCGAAAGAATCTGGACCGCCTGTACGGCGCGCTAAGGCGGGCCGCCGATGTCGCACCGCTCGGCGACATGCCGTCGCCAGAGTTCCTGACCGCCATCTCCGACGACCTGAACACGCCCGGAGCCATGGCCACCCTGTTCGCCCTGTCCAGCGAGATCGAGCGCGCGATGACGGCGGGCGATCACCATGCGGTGGGCATCGCCAAGGCCGAGCTGCTGGCCTCGGGCCGCATCCTGGGTGTGCTTCTGTCCACGCCGGACCAGTGGTTCGAGGGCGGGGCCGACGATGCCCTGAAGGCCGAGGTCGAGGCGTTGCTGACGGAGCGGGTCACCGCGCGGGCCGAAAAGAACTGGGCCGAGGCGGATCGCATCCGCGACCGGCTGACGGCGCTGAATGTCGTGGTGATGGACGGCCCGACCGGGGCGACCTGGCGGCTGAAGGAGTAG